One genomic window of Thermococcus sp. includes the following:
- the lrpA gene encoding HTH-type transcriptional regulator LrpA, with protein MLDERDRIILDMLTKDARTPFTEIAKVLGISETAVRKRVKALEEAGVIKQYTIVVDPAKLGYNLVSITGIDTKPEKIFEVASKLKEFDFVRHVYLTSGDHMIMAEVWAKDGEDLSDIISNKIGRIDGVLKVCPAIILERMK; from the coding sequence GTGCTTGATGAGAGGGACAGGATTATACTTGACATGCTCACCAAAGACGCTAGAACACCCTTCACGGAGATAGCCAAAGTCCTCGGTATCAGTGAGACGGCGGTGAGAAAACGAGTTAAGGCCCTTGAAGAGGCCGGGGTAATAAAGCAGTACACGATAGTCGTTGACCCGGCAAAGCTCGGCTACAACCTCGTAAGCATTACCGGAATAGATACCAAGCCGGAGAAGATTTTTGAGGTGGCGAGCAAGCTCAAAGAGTTCGACTTCGTGAGGCACGTCTACCTCACGAGCGGTGACCACATGATAATGGCCGAAGTCTGGGCAAAGGACGGCGAGGACCTCTCGGACATCATCTCAAACAAAATCGGAAGGATTGACGGCGTCCTCAAGGTTTGTCCGGCGATTATCCTCGAAAGGATGAAGTGA
- a CDS encoding type II toxin-antitoxin system HicB family antitoxin produces MIVKFEVYFDGEYWCAKGIDDDIFTQGKTLDELMENIREAVELHFEEEIERGEEIVVLTLSQFEVSRVEQTASS; encoded by the coding sequence ATGATAGTCAAGTTTGAGGTATACTTCGATGGCGAATACTGGTGCGCCAAAGGAATCGATGACGATATCTTTACCCAGGGAAAAACCCTGGATGAACTCATGGAGAACATTAGAGAGGCAGTAGAACTCCACTTCGAGGAAGAGATAGAACGTGGAGAAGAAATCGTTGTTTTAACACTATCACAATTTGAGGTGTCTCGCGTTGAGCAGACTGCCAGTAGTTAG
- a CDS encoding type II toxin-antitoxin system HicA family toxin: MSRLPVVSGEKLIKLLEKLGYSVVRQRGSHVRLEKSTSMGTHKITVPYHDEISKGTLNDILNKVSLWNGIPKKELIEMLKKL; this comes from the coding sequence TTGAGCAGACTGCCAGTAGTTAGCGGGGAAAAACTGATAAAACTCCTGGAAAAACTTGGATACTCGGTGGTAAGACAGAGGGGTAGCCACGTCAGGCTTGAAAAGAGTACATCGATGGGGACACACAAGATAACCGTCCCATACCACGATGAAATCTCCAAGGGAACACTCAACGATATTCTCAACAAAGTTTCCCTTTGGAATGGAATTCCCAAGAAAGAGCTTATTGAGATGCTAAAAAAACTTTGA